Part of the Phycisphaeraceae bacterium genome, GTCGTGCGCCGATCTTCCATCCCACTCCCCATCCTCATCCGCTCCCCCTCCTATCGAGCGCAGCGAGATGGGAGGGGCCAGGGGAGGGCTACCCACTCTTCGGGCTTCCCTCCCAACCTTTGCTTTCTCTGCTCTCTCTCTGAAGAGGAGAAAGTCAGAGCAAATGACGCGAACCCCGCGAAGGTGGAGCCGTCATCCGCTGTCCCTCCAACGCCTGCGACGAAAAACCGGCGCCCGCGCAGTGCGCGAGCGCCGGCCACGAGGGGCTTCAGCATGTCTCCGCGCGGGACTGGGGTGATCGCGCGCGGGTGAAACCGAGGGGAAGAAACGCGTCAGTCGTACACCAACCGGCGTTCTGTGATTCGTGTGTGTGGCTCAGTACTGCTCGCCGCTCGGGCCCGCGTTGCCGCGACCCTGCTGCAGGAGTTTGCGCAGGTACGAGTTCTCGCGCCGGGTCGCCTCGAGGTCGAACACGAGGTACTTGACGCTCAGGCGCAGGTAGTCGAGCGATTCCTGGAGTTGCGCGACGGTCTTGCGCATGCGCTCGTGCCGGTTCTTCGTCTCGTCGGCAAGGTCGCGAAGGCGCTGGCGCTCGTGCTCGGGGGCGGCCTCGATCAGGGTCATCAGCTCGCCCAGTTTGCTCTGAAAGTCGCGGTCGTTCATCGCTCGTCTCCCTCGTCTTGAGATTGTCTCACACAGACGCCCGTGCGTCCCGACGGGAGAGAGAAATGCAACGGGTCTGCCACGCGCGGCGCGCCGGCGTGCCACGGCGCCATGGCCCGAGAATCCACGCGACAACGCGCCCGAATCGAGACTTTCGCGCGGGGATCGGTTCTCGGCCCCGGGGATCACGCGGGCCGGGTGGGGGGGATGTTGCGAAAACGCCTCAGCGGGCGCTCTCGCGGCGCAGCACGCGCTGGGCCGCGGGAGGGGCGTCCTTGGTCCCCGAGGCAAGCACCGCGGGCTCCTTGCGCCGGATCTCGGACGCGAGCTTGGCCAGGTGCTGGTCGCGCGTGATCTCGAAGCGCTTGAAGTACTGCTCCAACTGGTGGCGGTTGAAGCGGGAGAGGGGGTCCTTGAGCCCGCTCTGGGCGGCGGCCCAGTCGATGAGCGACCCGGCCTGGTCCGAGAAGCGGTAAAGCGCGAGGGTGGCCTTGAGCCGCCCGGCGAACGACGCGAACGGGTCGGTCGCGGTCTCGGGCAGACTCGACATGATCTCCTCGATCCGCTTGTCGTTGTAGCCGGCGAGGGGGTCGTCGGAGTGGGAGGTCGAGCCGTTCGCGCTGCCCCCGGCCGCGAAGACGCGGTCGATCTCCGGCGCGTCGTCCGCGCTCTTGAGGGTGGCAAACGCGGTGCTGAGGGTCTTCACACCGGCGCGCTCGAAGCGGATGGTCAGGCGCTGGCAGGCCTTGCCGTCCTGCATCGCCGCCTCGGCGGTGGTGACGAGCCCTGCGCCCCATTCCGGCTTGCCGGTGTGGAGCACGCGATCCCCGAACTTGAACTGGTGCTGCAACGCTATGGCTCACTGCGGCGGTCCCCGGAGAGGGGCCGTCGTGACTGGTGGGCGCCGCCCCTCGCGCACGCGAAGGCGGCCTCGGTTGTCCCTGAGGGTCATCAAGCATAGAGTCGCCGTCCCCCCCGGGCGAGCGGGCCCCGTTCGGCTTCTCGCCCTCCCGCCCACTCGCGGCGTCGGCACCCAACCCCTCGGAGGCGTCCCCAGAATGATCGAAGCGCTCAAGAGCGATGAGATCGTGAACAAGGTCGGCGGCAAGTTCAAGCTCTGCGCGCTCATCCAGAAGCGCGTGGTCCAGCTCATGGACGGCGCACGCCCCCTCGTCGAGCGCCAGGGGCGCTCCGACCTCGAGGTCGCGATCGACGAGATCCTCCAGGACAAGATCACCCTCCACGTCCCCGACGAGGCCGCTCTCGCCGGTGCGCACGCCGAGGCGCAGGGCGAGCTCGAGGGCTCGCTCCTCTGATAGACGCGACCCGGCGCGCGAGGCCCGACGCGTGACGACACAGCCCACCAACCGTCCAACCGCCGACCACGCGCCGCTCCACGGCGCGAAGGTCATTGTCGCTGTCACCGGGGGCATCGCCGCGTACAAGTCGTGCTGGCTGGTCTCGCGCCTCGCGCAGGCCGGCGCCGAGGTCACCGTCCTGATGACCACCGACGCGACGCGCTTCGTCACGGCGCTCACCTTCCAGGCCCTCTCGGGCAGGCCCGTCTACACGAGCCAGTGGGAGCACGTCGAGAACCAGGACCCCCAGCACATCGGCCTCGCCCGGCGCGCCGGCCTCGCGATCGTCGCGCCCTGCACGATGAACACCATGGCGAAACTGGCGCACGGCATCGCGGACGACATCGTCACCGTCGTGCTCAGCGCCGTCGATCGCGCCAAGACCCCCGTGCTCCTCGCCCCGGCGATGAACGAGGCGATGTGGAATCAGCCCGCGACACGGCGCAACGCGGCCCAGCTGGTCGAGGACGGCTACGAACTCGTCGGCCCGGCAGAGGGCTGGCAGGCATGCCGCACCGTCGGCGCAGGGCGCATGGTCGAGCCCGACGCGCTGCTCGACGCGATCGCGTCGAAACTCGGCGCCCGCGCGCGTCCCACGAACTGATCAGCCGCCGCGCGTTCGCAGGGCGGTGGACGAGATCCACCAGACCGCGATCGCGGCGAGGACCAGCACCGACACCACGAGCGTGATCGTCACGACCTTCCCCGAGAAGCGTCGCGGCGCGACCCTCGTCGCCACCGCCGCGGCTTTCGGGCGTTTGCCGGCTTTCTGAGGCGAGTCAGGGGTCTTCGGGCGTTTCTTGCGACCGGTCTGTGCCTCGATGGGTTTGCCGTCCTTCGTCGGGACATGGATCAGGGCGCCGCAGGCCTGGCAGCGCGCCACACCGCCGCGGAAGGCGCTGTCGATCCGGTGGGGCGACCCGCAATTAGGGCAGTTGAGGTTCAGCATCCGTCGGGGCCAGTCTACCCGGGAGCGGTGGTCGGGTGGCGCAGGGATCGGCGCCCGGCGCGCTATCCTCGCCCCGATGACCGACGCCCCCCGTCACATCCCGGTGCTGCTCGACGAGGTGCTCGGCGCGCTGGCCCCGCGCGAGGGCGAGACGGTCCTCGACTGCACCGCCGGTCTCGGCGGGCACGCGGCGGCGCTGTCAGAACGGGTCGGCCCGACGGGGCGGGTGGTCCTGTGCGACCTGGACCCCTCGAACCTCGCGCACGCCGAGGCCCGGCTGAGGTCGCTGGCGCGCGAGGGACGCGGCGCAACCGAGATCGTCGCCCTCCACGCGAACTACGCCGAAGCGCCGAGGAAACTCGCCGAACTGGGGCTGTCGGCCGACGCGGTGCTGGCCGACCTGGGGTTCTCGTCGAACCAGATCGACGACCGTTCGCGCGGGTTCTCGTTTCAGGGAGACGGGCCCTTGGACATGCGACTTGACCCCACGCGCGGGCCGACGGCGGCGGATCTGGTGAACTCCCTCAGCCGCGAGGAGCTGGCCGAGATCATCTGGGATCTGGGCGAGGACCGGGGCTCGCGCCGGATCGCGCAAGAGATTGTGGCGGCGAGAGCCAAGGAACCGATAACCACGACGGGCAGGCTCGCCGAGGTCATCCGCGCCGCGTCGGGCCCGCCCACACGAACCAGGACCGGTCAGCGGATCGACCCAGCCACGAGGACCTTTCAGGCGTTGCGCATCGCGGTGAACGACGAGCTCGGTTCGGTGCGATCGCTTGTCGAGTCGGTGTCGCGCGCAGCCGCGACTCTGGCGCTGCCCGAAGCGAGCCGCTCTCGCTCGTGGCTCGCGGTCGGGTCGCGGGTCGCGATCATCTCGTTCCATTCGCTCGAGGACCGGATCGTGAAGCAGGGCTTCGCCGAGCTGTGCCAGCGCGGGCTGGCGGCGCCGGCAGCCGGGGGCTCGCGCCGCAAAGCCGACGCCGTCGAAGCGACGGAGCACGAGGTCGGGATGAATCCTCGCGCGCGATCCGCTAAGCTACGCGCGATCCGCTTGACGGGCGGGTCTTCGGAACAGAGAGACTAACGCGCGGCGAGGGCGCAAACGCCCTTGTCAACGCTTCCGCCACGCCGACGGATCGGCGAGGCGACATCTGAGAAATGCGAACGCGACTCGCAGCCGCAAGGACGCCGATGTGATGAGCCGCGAACTCAAGCTTGCGCTGATTCTGGGCTTCGCCGCCGTGATGGTGGTGGGGGTCCTCATTTCCGACCACATGAGCGGGGCGCGACAGGCGCGGATCGAGGAACGGACGATCGAGCCGCCGCGCATGGCGCTGCAGCCCGCGCCGCCCGTCTTCGTCCCCGAGCCGGTCGTCGCTCCGTCCCAGGGGGCGGTCGCGATGCTGCCCGAACCGGAGCAGCGAGCGGGCGAGTCGCTGGCCGACGCCGGCGCGCCGACGCTCAGCGAACCCGTCGTGATCACGATGGCCCCCGAGCCCGCCGGGAGCGCGGCGACGACGCTCGCGTCCAGCGCGACCGAGTCGGTGCGCGAGTTCCTCGAGTGGACCGCGAAGCAGGGCGTCGTCTTCGAGCCCGTCACTCCCCTCGCCGAGACCACGGTCCGACCCCGGGGGGCGCCGCCGGTCAGCGCGTCGCCCATCCCCGACCGCCCGGCCGGTCAGAGCGCGCCCACCGCTGGGCGCGATGTCGAGCACGTCGTGGCCAAGAACGAGACGCTGTGGGGGATCGCGCAACGCTACTACGGCGACGGCTCGCTGCACACGCGGATCGCCGACGCCAACAAGGGCCGGCTCGGGCGCAACAACGCCGTGTTCGTCGGCGCGAGACTGACGATCCCGGGCGCGACGCGCGGCGTCGAGCCGGCGCCGTCGCGAACGGTCGCGTCCGCTCCGCCGAAACCCCAGGCGCCCCAGCAGGCCCCCGCCCGCCCCGCCAGCGCTAGCGCCGATCGCGTCCACGTCGTCCAGAAGGGTGAAACACTCGGCGCGATCGCGGCCAAGGAATTGGGGTCGGCCCGGCGCTGGCCCGAGATCGTGAAACTCAACAAGCTCGACGACCCGGACAACGTGCCGGCCGGCGTCCGTCTCCGCCTCCCCCCTCGCTGAGCGACCGTGCGACGGAACCAACCCGACAGCCCGAGAGCGCGCATCGGCTCGATCTGGGCCAAGCTCGCCTGCGCCGTCGTCGGGGCCGCGATGATCGCCAGCGGGTTGCTCGCGGTCCGTCAGCAGCGCATCCAGATCGCCAGCGAGCTGATGCGCACGCACCTCGAGGCCGAGCAGTCGATCCAGAACGCTCAGCGCCTTCGCGCCGAGATCGCGCAGCGTCTGGCGATTAATCACCTGCGTCAGCTCGCGTCGGCCGAGGGCGATTTCGTGCCGGCCACGCCGCCGAGAGAGGCGGCGCAGCCGTGAGCGGGCCGAACGCGAATCAGAGTCTGGCGAAGCGCGTGGATCGCGTCGGCATCGCGGCGGCGTGCGCAATCACGCTGCTCTTCGTCGCGCTCTTCGCACGCGTCGTGCAGCTGCAGATCGCCCCGCCCGAGCAGCTCGCGGCGCACCTGGACGAGCGCGTCTCCGCGGTCCGCAGCTTCGCGCCACGGGGCGACATCCTCGACCGGCGAGGGCGCGTCCTCGCGGCGACGCGCATAGGACACCGGCTTATCGTCGATCCGGCCGAACTCGCGGGCCCCTACGAGGAGACGCTGCAGCGACTGTCCGCCGCCGCCGGGCTCGATATTTCGGAGACGGGCGAGCGGCTCTTCTCGCGGATCGCCGCCAACGAGCACGCGAAAGCGACCGGGCGCGCGCAGTCGCGCTACCTGCGACTGAGCGGGCCGCTCGACGACGCGCAGGTCGAAGCGGTGCGCGCGCTGCGCCTTCGCGGCGTGCACCTCGAACCGCTGAGCATCCGCGAAGGCGCCGGCGTCGAGATCGCCGGGGCCGTCGTCGGGCGCGTCGACGCCGAGCACGGGGGCCAGTTCGGGGCGGAGAAGCTCTTCGATCCCGCGCTCGAAGCGGCGCAGGG contains:
- a CDS encoding DUF3553 domain-containing protein, with the protein product MQHQFKFGDRVLHTGKPEWGAGLVTTAEAAMQDGKACQRLTIRFERAGVKTLSTAFATLKSADDAPEIDRVFAAGGSANGSTSHSDDPLAGYNDKRIEEIMSSLPETATDPFASFAGRLKATLALYRFSDQAGSLIDWAAAQSGLKDPLSRFNRHQLEQYFKRFEITRDQHLAKLASEIRRKEPAVLASGTKDAPPAAQRVLRRESAR
- a CDS encoding DNA-directed RNA polymerase subunit omega, which encodes MIEALKSDEIVNKVGGKFKLCALIQKRVVQLMDGARPLVERQGRSDLEVAIDEILQDKITLHVPDEAALAGAHAEAQGELEGSLL
- a CDS encoding phosphopantothenoylcysteine decarboxylase (decarboxylates 4-phosphopantothenoylcysteine to form 4'-phosphopantotheine.), whose product is MTTQPTNRPTADHAPLHGAKVIVAVTGGIAAYKSCWLVSRLAQAGAEVTVLMTTDATRFVTALTFQALSGRPVYTSQWEHVENQDPQHIGLARRAGLAIVAPCTMNTMAKLAHGIADDIVTVVLSAVDRAKTPVLLAPAMNEAMWNQPATRRNAAQLVEDGYELVGPAEGWQACRTVGAGRMVEPDALLDAIASKLGARARPTN
- the rsmH gene encoding 16S rRNA (cytosine(1402)-N(4))-methyltransferase RsmH, which gives rise to MTDAPRHIPVLLDEVLGALAPREGETVLDCTAGLGGHAAALSERVGPTGRVVLCDLDPSNLAHAEARLRSLAREGRGATEIVALHANYAEAPRKLAELGLSADAVLADLGFSSNQIDDRSRGFSFQGDGPLDMRLDPTRGPTAADLVNSLSREELAEIIWDLGEDRGSRRIAQEIVAARAKEPITTTGRLAEVIRAASGPPTRTRTGQRIDPATRTFQALRIAVNDELGSVRSLVESVSRAAATLALPEASRSRSWLAVGSRVAIISFHSLEDRIVKQGFAELCQRGLAAPAAGGSRRKADAVEATEHEVGMNPRARSAKLRAIRLTGGSSEQRD
- a CDS encoding LysM peptidoglycan-binding domain-containing protein; the encoded protein is MSRELKLALILGFAAVMVVGVLISDHMSGARQARIEERTIEPPRMALQPAPPVFVPEPVVAPSQGAVAMLPEPEQRAGESLADAGAPTLSEPVVITMAPEPAGSAATTLASSATESVREFLEWTAKQGVVFEPVTPLAETTVRPRGAPPVSASPIPDRPAGQSAPTAGRDVEHVVAKNETLWGIAQRYYGDGSLHTRIADANKGRLGRNNAVFVGARLTIPGATRGVEPAPSRTVASAPPKPQAPQQAPARPASASADRVHVVQKGETLGAIAAKELGSARRWPEIVKLNKLDDPDNVPAGVRLRLPPR